TGATCATCCCCTGCCACAGCAAGTACGCCTCCGTAGCGAGATGTACCAAAGGCGTTAGCGTGTTTGATGACGTCCATACTTCGGTCGACACCGGGCCCTTTGCCGTACCACATGCCAAAAACACCATCGAAACGCGCCCCCTCGAACAGGTTCGTCTGTTGACTGCCCCATACCGACGTGGCGGCAAGGTCTTCATTCACTCCCGGCTGGAAGTGAATCTGATGGGCGTCGAGGTACGCTGAGGCTTTCCACATGGCTTGATCGACGCCGCCCAGTGGGCTGCCGCGATAGCCAGAAACGAAACCCGCGGTGTTCAGGCCGCGCCGCAAATCCCTTTTTCTTTGAATCATCGGAAGACGGACGAGGGCCTCAATGCCTGTCATATAGGCGCTTGTATGGTCGTTAGTGTATTTGTCGTCCAGTGACACTTTCCGCAGCGCCGATCGCTGTGCCTGCCCCATGTGTTTGCCCTTTCGCGAAAGTATGACTGTGGACATTATGGGTCGCGAAGATCAGAAAATTTATTTTAAAAACCGGAATATGCGCCATATTTTGCATATTTTATGCTGCAATTTCGCATAATTAGAATTTCTATTCTTAGCGTTAGATTCCACCGGGAAGAAGTGGCCGAGCGTACTTCAGAAAGACGCCAGTTCGATAATCGCGACCTTAGGAGCGTTTAGTCGGGCGCAGTAAAGCGAAGGCGCCCGGAGGGTTCAATCAACATAGGCCAATTCGGTTGAAGATTACCCGGTAAGTCCTACCACCGCGTGGCTGGCATTCAGGTTGTCACAAAGAGATTCGATAGATAGCACGTTCTCGCTCGTCAGTCGCGAACAGTGCCCCCGCATGAATCGTAAGTCCATTGAAAACCATAGAGGGCGGTTGCGCAGGCGTGGCTGCGGGACTGCCCGGGGTCAAGGTGGCTATAACCTGGGTACCCGATGCATCATGACGCTTTATTTCGCCCGTATCGCCCTCGTAAATGAAGATTGTCTGCTCCAAAACAGCGATGCCCTCGGGTGAGTTAAGACCTGCCACAATGACTTCCTGATTACCCGAACTATCAACCGCCACGATTTCTCCCCGCTTGCGATCAGATACCAGCAATCGGTCGCCATAATGTACAACGTGGGTTGGTGCATCAAAGTCGTCCGACAAGACAGAAACAAGCGAGCCGTCATCTGCAAATAGCGAAAGCGTATTGTCACCGTGGAGCGTAACGGCATAGTGATCGCCAAATTTTACTGCCGAGACCGGTATATTTAGGGTGGTTAAAGCCAGCGTTATTTCACCCGAGATCGGGTCAAGCACCTTCACCGTGTTATCCAGCCAGCTGGTCAGCAATAAATCTGCGCCGTGATTCGCAATCGCGGTCGCCGTGCCGATGGGTGCAAACTGAAAAATATTTCTCAGCGTCCAAACATCATCGCCCGTGCGCGCATTAACCGCTCGAACGGACTGAATGTCAGCAACGACGAGATTGCCCTCAAGAACCACCAGCCCACCAGGGTGTGATAAGCCACCGGGTAAAACTTCCTCAACGCCTTCAGACGTGACCTTGCTAATGAAACCATCGGCATAACTCGACACGAACAAGTTATCCGCCTTATCGAAGGCAAAGTTATCAAGGCCTTGAGATAACGTGGCAACTACTGCGTTGCGACCATCGGCCTCTTGCCTAATCACCTCACCGGAGCCCGTATCAAGAATGTGGAGACGCCCTTGCGAATCAAATTTTACGGCAGCAGGCACCATAAGGCCGGTTACCTCAGTACGTGACTCTCCCGTTTCAACGTCAACACTTATCACTTCGCCGTTGAACCAACGGGGTCCATAAAGTCGACCGTCAGGGCCCCAATCCATGCCATTGAGACCACAACCCGGCCCCAGGTCATCACGAATTGAGCGCGCAGGTGCAGTGCCCGAAGGGTCAACTTCATAAAGCCCCGTACCAAAGAAGCATTGGGAAACGAAAAGACGATCGTCATCGGAGAACGTAATGGGATTGACGCCGGGGCCAAGCTCCGCGGCCGTCACCAACGTACCGTTACTAAGGAAGCCCGCAACTTGACCGGTTAGAATGCTAGTCCAGTAAAAGTCGCCCTCAGAATTAAAAGCAACGTCGTCAGGACCAAATACACCTTGGGCCGGCCCGTATTCAGATACTATTTTTTTTGCCTGAGTATCGACCACCGAAATTGTCGATCCAATGACCGAAGCGGCATATAACAAACCGTCTGGCCCAAAGTGAATGCCGTTTACGCCAGAAATCTTTGCACCTGACTTGAACAAAAGAGGCGAGGTTCGCTCCTTCGTTATCGGGGCAGCAGCATCCCTGTTTTTGTCCGTACAGGCGACTACCAAAAATAAGGCCAATGCAGCCGCAAGGTGTGTTCTTTTGATGCCTATCACTGTCTGTCTCCAAATGTCTCTTCAAACAAAAAAGTGCAGCAACCTACAGTGAGCAGGTCAATCAGCAGCCTCTTTTGCAATCAGGTAATCCGCCACCGCCTGATATGCCGGTAAAGAATGAGGGTCTATTGCTGCGTTAAAGGAAATAGGATGGGATGCAAAGCGCGCAATCACCATATCCGCTGCCGGGTCGACATAAATCGCTTGCCCGTGGATGCCACGCGCACTGTAAGCGCCGTTATCGTTGTGAAGAGACCACCACTGACTGCGATAACTCCCACCAGGAAGCGTTTTATACCCCGCCTCTTTAAATTTAGCGCGCGCGCCGCCTTGGGTTATCGAGGCGACGGCGGCGGATGGGATCACCTGCTTCCCCTGCCAGACGCCCTGCTGCAACATCGTCTGACCAAAACGCGCAGCGTCCCGTAAAGATAAGTTAAGACCTCCCGCGGCAAACGGCGTCCCAAGACTATCCACCATCATGTCAGCCTCCTGCTCCATACCCAGGGGCTTCCAAATCCTCTCAGAGAGATGGTCGATGAAGTCTTGCCCACTCGCTCGCGCAATGACCCACGTTAGTACGTCAGTATTGATCGACTTGTAGACAAATTTCTCACCGTGTCTCCCGTCTTGCTCTACCCCCTGTAGGAACTCGTAGAGCGAACGAGGACCTGTGTAGCTCGCAGGTTTGGGCGCTGGATTACCTGCAGCCGCATACAACCATATATCTGAGTCCGGATCCGC
The Candidatus Paraluminiphilus aquimaris genome window above contains:
- a CDS encoding serine hydrolase domain-containing protein: MSLKINKRTVLTARRRGSLTSRCVYLAALVMSLLSAPSALTQPSDAIASDPRNMGWMQGFPPQPDKVIGQPSSDYFSFPKLRWTFCHFRQLQATRGVSRGLDPISALPVSLDPTIDSVTFTPIGANELMTWEASLAANYTDGIVVMHRGEIVYEYYSGCLDRSGRHGAMSVTKSFVGVIGEMLIAEGTLDDQKRVSEYVPELTQSAFGSATLRQVMDMTTALDYNENYADPDSDIWLYAAAGNPAPKPASYTGPRSLYEFLQGVEQDGRHGEKFVYKSINTDVLTWVIARASGQDFIDHLSERIWKPLGMEQEADMMVDSLGTPFAAGGLNLSLRDAARFGQTMLQQGVWQGKQVIPSAAVASITQGGARAKFKEAGYKTLPGGSYRSQWWSLHNDNGAYSARGIHGQAIYVDPAADMVIARFASHPISFNAAIDPHSLPAYQAVADYLIAKEAAD